A stretch of the Sulfurimonas sp. HSL3-1 genome encodes the following:
- a CDS encoding tetratricopeptide repeat protein: MNSLFIEFRDPLFGIIVFVALIFIIAFVSYWWGRLRSKEDHRYLERFLRSFTKPPSQTELHREIGSSAVSQKSWLLVAQTYVQNGDFEQAVAIYRSLLEMQHEPHRRRELLLLLAQTYFKAGFLERCETILLKILGRFPRTPQALKLLLFTYERLRSFDKALQVLEPLDELGNDIAGDRRYLETVSLLQDARTDTAAKCRRLAEEYREHHTLTYLTFEYLFRHDPAVAWAALELSASRIIADILWYLPEEHLNLDIISGDGYLRQLYSARGSVNLAQNSSEFELDVLIKLRQSGQSGATLQFEYLCGHCKQIFPFPFHRCPNCHTIDSVVTEPLLGKAVADFAPSERSERAYEV; encoded by the coding sequence GTGAACAGCCTCTTTATCGAATTCCGCGACCCGCTATTCGGCATCATCGTTTTCGTCGCACTGATATTCATCATCGCGTTCGTGAGCTACTGGTGGGGACGGCTGCGCAGCAAGGAGGACCACCGTTACCTCGAACGCTTCCTGCGCTCGTTTACCAAGCCCCCCTCCCAGACCGAACTCCACCGCGAGATCGGCAGCAGCGCCGTCTCGCAGAAGTCATGGCTGCTCGTCGCCCAGACCTATGTGCAAAACGGCGATTTCGAACAGGCCGTCGCAATCTACCGCAGCCTCCTGGAGATGCAGCACGAACCCCACCGCCGCCGCGAACTGCTGCTGCTGCTCGCCCAGACCTATTTCAAAGCCGGCTTCCTGGAGCGGTGCGAGACGATCCTGCTCAAGATCCTCGGCCGTTTTCCCCGCACGCCGCAGGCGCTGAAGCTGCTGCTTTTCACCTACGAACGGCTCCGGAGTTTTGACAAGGCCCTGCAGGTGCTTGAGCCCCTCGACGAACTCGGCAACGACATCGCCGGCGACCGCCGCTACCTGGAGACCGTCAGCCTGCTGCAGGACGCCCGAACCGATACGGCGGCGAAATGCCGGCGGCTCGCCGAGGAGTACCGCGAACACCACACCCTCACCTACCTGACCTTCGAATACCTTTTCCGCCACGACCCGGCAGTGGCCTGGGCGGCCCTGGAGCTCTCCGCCAGCCGCATCATCGCGGACATCCTATGGTATTTACCCGAGGAGCACCTGAATTTGGATATAATTTCAGGTGATGGCTATTTGCGGCAGCTGTATAGCGCCAGAGGAAGCGTGAATCTTGCTCAGAACAGTTCCGAATTCGAACTGGATGTTTTGATCAAACTTCGCCAAAGCGGCCAAAGCGGGGCAACCCTGCAGTTTGAATACCTGTGCGGCCACTGCAAGCAGATCTTCCCTTTCCCGTTTCACCGCTGCCCGAACTGCC